The Sorangiineae bacterium MSr11367 genome window below encodes:
- a CDS encoding type 1 glutamine amidotransferase domain-containing protein yields the protein MRVLIPLPDRDFDVTEVAVPWHELVSHGHSVTFATEDGARPAADPLLLRGVIFGQLGAAPEPKSLYEKLERDDASFAAPMRYRDIDVAAFDGLLLPGGHAQGMRQYLGSELLQSKIAAFWQLERPVGAICHGVLLLARAMHQGKSVLAGVKTTCLPKYMERSAYLLTFWKLGRYYRTYPEYVEDEVKRALGRPAEQFVLGPRTLSQRGTATDDRAAFVVRDGRYVSARWPGDAYLFAKTFRGLLE from the coding sequence ATGCGAGTCCTCATTCCACTTCCCGATCGCGATTTCGACGTCACCGAGGTGGCGGTGCCGTGGCACGAGCTCGTTTCCCACGGGCATTCGGTCACCTTTGCCACGGAGGACGGCGCGCGTCCTGCGGCGGATCCGCTCTTGTTGCGCGGGGTGATCTTCGGCCAACTCGGGGCCGCGCCCGAGCCCAAATCGCTTTACGAGAAACTCGAGCGCGACGATGCGTCGTTCGCCGCGCCCATGCGTTACCGCGACATCGATGTTGCTGCCTTCGATGGTTTGCTTCTCCCAGGAGGCCATGCCCAGGGCATGCGGCAATACCTCGGTAGCGAGCTGCTTCAATCGAAAATTGCCGCGTTCTGGCAACTCGAGCGGCCCGTGGGGGCCATCTGCCATGGCGTTTTGCTGCTCGCGCGGGCCATGCACCAAGGCAAGAGCGTGCTCGCGGGGGTGAAGACCACGTGCCTGCCGAAGTACATGGAGCGAAGTGCCTATTTGCTGACCTTCTGGAAACTCGGCCGCTATTACCGTACCTATCCCGAATACGTGGAGGATGAGGTCAAACGCGCCCTCGGGCGTCCCGCCGAGCAATTCGTCCTTGGACCGCGCACGCTCAGCCAACGCGGCACGGCCACCGACGATCGGGCCGCCTTCGTCGTCCGCGATGGACGTTACGTTTCGGCGCGGTGGCCTGGCGATGCGTATCTTTTCGCCAAGACGTTTCGCGGCCTTCTCGAATGA
- a CDS encoding AMP-binding protein: MTRPSYAHGTSDIPLLGETIGENLRRTVERVPDRDALIVRSQGYRATYRQLWDTTTAFARSLIALGIKPGDRVGIWSPNRFEWVIAQYATARVGAILVNVNPAYKTSELEYALTQSSVSVLFLARRFRQSDYVDMLAQVRDRIPTLRIAVVLDDDWDRVLDMGKDVSDADLAARERLLQFDDPINIQYTSGTTGFPKGATLSHHNVLNNGFFIGEGLRLTENDRVCIPVPFYHCFGMVLGNLACTTHGAAMIIPGEAFEPRLVLETVSAERCTALYGVPTMFIGELDLPEFDSFDLSTLRTGIMAGSSCPVEIMRKVVSRMNMREVTICYGMTETSPVSTQTGADDPLEKRVGTVGRVHPHVEVKVIDPETGVIVPRGARGELCTRGYSVMIGYWNDEGATKNAIDRTGWMHTGDLATMDEDGYVNIVGRIKDMIIRGGENVYPREVEEFLHTHPAVSEAQVIGVPSAKYGEEVMAWVRRKPGTSVSHTDLGAFCAGKIATFKIPRYWKFVEEFPMTVTGKIQKFRMREMAIVDLGLQNVAATKMA, encoded by the coding sequence ATGACGCGACCGTCGTATGCACATGGCACGAGCGACATCCCCTTGCTGGGGGAGACCATCGGCGAGAACCTGCGGCGCACCGTCGAGCGCGTGCCCGATCGCGATGCGCTCATCGTTCGCTCCCAAGGGTACCGCGCGACCTATCGCCAGCTGTGGGACACCACCACCGCCTTCGCGCGGTCGCTGATCGCGCTGGGCATCAAACCGGGGGACCGCGTGGGTATCTGGTCTCCGAATCGATTCGAGTGGGTGATTGCCCAATATGCGACGGCGCGCGTCGGTGCCATTTTGGTCAACGTCAATCCGGCGTACAAAACGTCGGAGCTCGAATATGCGCTCACGCAATCTTCGGTCAGTGTGCTGTTTTTGGCGCGCCGGTTTCGGCAAAGCGATTACGTGGACATGCTCGCGCAGGTGCGCGACCGCATCCCCACCTTGCGCATCGCCGTGGTGCTCGACGACGATTGGGACCGCGTCCTCGACATGGGCAAGGACGTATCCGATGCCGATTTGGCCGCGCGCGAGCGTTTGCTTCAATTCGACGACCCGATCAACATTCAGTACACGTCGGGGACCACCGGCTTTCCCAAAGGGGCCACGCTGTCGCACCACAATGTGCTCAACAATGGCTTCTTCATCGGCGAGGGATTGCGGTTGACGGAAAACGACCGCGTTTGCATTCCCGTTCCTTTTTACCATTGTTTCGGAATGGTCCTGGGCAACCTCGCCTGCACCACACACGGCGCGGCGATGATCATCCCGGGCGAAGCGTTCGAACCTCGCCTCGTCTTGGAAACGGTGTCCGCCGAGCGCTGCACGGCGCTCTACGGTGTTCCCACCATGTTCATCGGCGAGCTCGATCTTCCGGAGTTCGACTCGTTCGATCTCTCGACCTTGCGCACGGGCATCATGGCCGGGTCGTCGTGCCCGGTGGAAATCATGCGAAAGGTCGTTTCGCGCATGAACATGCGCGAGGTCACCATCTGTTACGGAATGACGGAAACGTCGCCGGTGTCCACGCAGACGGGCGCCGACGATCCGCTGGAAAAGCGCGTGGGAACGGTGGGGCGCGTGCACCCGCACGTCGAGGTGAAGGTCATCGACCCCGAAACCGGGGTCATCGTCCCGCGTGGTGCCCGCGGCGAGCTTTGCACGCGCGGCTACAGCGTCATGATTGGATATTGGAACGACGAAGGTGCCACGAAAAATGCCATCGACCGCACCGGCTGGATGCACACGGGCGATCTGGCCACGATGGATGAAGATGGTTACGTGAACATCGTCGGCCGCATCAAAGACATGATCATCCGCGGCGGCGAAAATGTCTATCCGCGCGAAGTCGAGGAGTTCCTCCACACGCACCCCGCCGTGAGCGAGGCGCAGGTCATTGGCGTTCCGTCGGCCAAGTACGGTGAGGAGGTGATGGCCTGGGTTCGCCGAAAGCCCGGCACGTCCGTGAGCCATACGGACCTCGGCGCGTTCTGCGCGGGCAAGATTGCGACGTTCAAGATTCCTCGCTATTGGAAATTCGTCGAAGAGTTTCCCATGACGGTGACGGGCAAGATTCAAAAATTCCGCATGCGGGAAATGGCCATCGTCGACCTCGGCCTGCAAAACGTTGCCGCGACGAAGATGGCGTGA
- a CDS encoding MarR family transcriptional regulator: protein MNHLIIRLAHAHRATAATLLAEVNLYPGQELLLMRLWKTDGQSQTELANALNLDRSTVTRTVQRLEQQRLIYRKASATDGRATIVWLTAEGKRLRDKVDGLWDQLRELTLTGLTERHQTDLQRLLRRLEGNLRGSSE from the coding sequence GTGAATCATCTCATCATACGACTTGCCCATGCCCACCGCGCGACCGCGGCCACCCTGCTCGCCGAGGTGAATCTTTATCCCGGTCAAGAGCTGCTCCTCATGCGGCTTTGGAAGACCGATGGCCAGTCGCAGACGGAGCTGGCCAATGCCTTGAACCTCGATCGTTCGACGGTAACGCGCACGGTGCAGCGGCTCGAGCAGCAACGACTCATCTACCGCAAGGCGTCCGCCACCGACGGCCGTGCCACAATCGTGTGGCTTACCGCGGAGGGCAAGAGGCTCCGCGATAAAGTCGACGGGCTCTGGGACCAACTGCGGGAACTCACGCTCACCGGGCTAACCGAACGCCACCAGACGGACCTGCAGCGGCTCCTACGCAGACTGGAGGGCAACCTACGGGGTTCCAGCGAATAA